From the Octopus sinensis linkage group LG3, ASM634580v1, whole genome shotgun sequence genome, the window atgtatcatcatcgtttaacgtccgttttccatgctagcacgggttggacggttcgaccggggtctgggaatccaggaagctgcaccaggctccagtctgatctggcagtgtttctacagctggatgcccttcctaatgccaaccactccatgagtgctttttacgtgccaggggagtctggcagcggtcacgatcggttggtgctttttacgtgccaccggcacagaagccaatcaaggtagcgctggcatcggccacgttcggatggtgctttttacatgccaccggcaagtataaattataaaacagtatacatagaactacattatcaaatacTTCATGAGTGAGAAACATTATAAGACATAGCATATCTGGAACAACATTATCAGACTGTTTCAAACATTTCATTGTCAGACGATGTATAAAAGGTTGCATTATCCTCCTTTTAtgtcaaaatatgaaacaaaaacattagaAATAAACTAAGCCACCAACCTCAAGCAATCAATGCATATGGAAATACGTTTCACTAATTTTCAATTTCTCTCCATTCAAATATTTTGGGCATAAAAGCTTGAATTGAAATTCTCATCACTATTTCCTTTTTATAGAGATAAGTGTTTGAATATTTCTCAACAAAGCCGTGTATCTGTGTAGCAGAGGAGCAGACACATCTATGCATCTGTTGAGATTATAGTAACATGCATATCTAATTGATGTTACAGCTATAGGTCTATGTAGTTGACTTTATAGCCATGTccccaaataaaataaaataaaataaaacatcaggTGGTTGCTAATGTCATCAAAGCAGTTACAAATTAGTTATACAGACGTaggtataaatataatttagcaTACAAGGAAATAGAAGTCCACAGTAGTTTTTCATAGAGCACATACTCCTCGGATATCTATCTGTCTTATATCATAAGAGAGAGGGCTATCTAGGCAgtcctttacagctgtttctagggttTGATAATCAGTCAGAacagcagtcatcatcatcatcatttaacatccgctttccatgctagcataggttggatagttcaactggagtctgggaagccagaaggctgcaccaggctcagtctgatctggcagtgtttctacagctggatgcccttcctaacgccaaccactccgtgagtgtagtgggtgctttttacgtgccagacgaggctggcatcggccacgatcagatggtgctttttacgtgccaccggcacggaggccgtgcatatatgcatatatatatatatatatatatatatatatacacacacacacaggaaattGGTGTAagcaaatgtatatgaaataacatttaaattaCAGTGTCACCTGTGCCATCATTGGAAGGAATTTTAATGGCCGAAGACATTCAATATGCGTTAATATAAAGCCCAGTAACCATAGAGAGAGTGATGTACTCTTAGCCATGAATCTCTATAGTCAACCATTATAGCTATGTGTCGAACTGAGATttaaccaaaatatttttttgatttttaatgcaATCAAAAGTAagttttgtttgaattttctgCTTTTTACAGAGTGAACAGTTACTGGATCTGAAGACTGAACTAACCATAATCCTTTCTCACACACATTTTGCATTTTCTTGCTTTTGCAGTCATATACTCTCTAACAAACACTATGGCACTTACTTGCAttctcagaaacacacacactaacaaaaaaaaaagtcagcttttttttttttactttacaatTATTATAAAGTCACTCTTTCTTAGTTAGACAATACAATGCTTTTATACAAAATAAATGTACAGACTTTcccgcacatacatgcatagtattacacattcacacaaatacatacataacgtatTTTCTCATGCGTGCACCTAAACACATGCAgtttttatatgcttatatatataaagtgtgtgaaaACTTACTGTTCAACCACCAAGGTTAGTATTGATTTCAATTAATGAATTACAAAGgaccaaaaataaaaatcaagatgTTAAACtaattagtgttttttttttaatatttaaatagatataaCCCCACCCTCACTCTCTATACCCACTACTACTACACTGGCTACCTGAGGTACCACCTGGACACCTCATCACTGTCTAATTTATATtaattctcactctctctgtccttAATGTGAGGAGCCATGTAGCTCTTCCCAAACAAGAACCTGCTCTAGCCCAACCTTTTCCCTCTAATATTGATACACTACCCACTTCCCTCTCTGGGAATGTTGACTGCAAGTTACATGGCAAACTCAAAAGTACCAGTggcatgatttaaaaaaaaaaaaaagcacccagtacatgttGTGAAGTGGGTGGTGTTAGGGAAGGGtcttcagctgtagaaatcatgccaagtcAGATACTGGAGTGCAATGCAGTCCTTCAACTCATATCCTTGGGAAAccattcaacctatgccagcatggaatagacattaaacaatgaggatgataatatgcAAAACACACATTGTCAGATTAGTTTCAAGCTGGTTATGTTGCATAGTTCAGCAATGGATTTCCACTAATGTTTAATGCTTTATACACAAATGTcatcgtaggagtggctgtgtggtaaatagcttgcttaccatccacatagttccgggttcagtcccactgcgcgacactttgggcaagtgtcttctactatagccttgggccaaccaaagttttgtgagtggatttggtagccggaaactgaaagaagcccgtcagatatgtgtatgtgtgtgcatgtctgtgtttgacaaccgatgctggtgtgtttatgtccccataacttagcggttcagcaaaaaagaccgatagaataagtaccaggcttacaaagaataagtcctggggtcttacTAAACCACAAACAGCAACTCTGTATTGATTCAGAGATAGTTTAGAGTTGGGCTAATTTGATAATATAGCCATAACACAAAGGTACATTAAAGCTATATTACAAAGTGAGAGGGTTAATGTTATCAAACTATGTCTATGccttaccactgcttgacaaacagcattgtgtttacattcccataacttagtgcttcagcaaaatgagaccaatagaataagtatgaagGCTGAttcattccaatgactgaaacaaataaaagataaagattaggaaaaaaaaaataagaacaaagataaagatataaatgaaatgtttAATGAGAATTtgtgaatatctgtatatatatatatatgaaataaatatacagtgAAATTGAGAACATCAGCAAAACTTAAATTTCgtgagtctttttttttctttttttttcaaggtttttttttgttaaaaatatttttttaaatccccAACCCcacttaggttttttttttaaaaatattatatagctTCATGGCTATTGTTAATGTTTTCTCAGATCAGATAAGAGATTTGTACAGATAAATTACAAGTAAAACTGTCTaaacaaaaatgtaataaataaaaaaaaaaaaaagttgggtttccccccccccccttgttTTCTCACTGAAAGACATGCGTTTAATATTTTCCAGTTTTTCTTGAACCTCGTGACGGTCTTCAGAGtgaggaaaaattcaaatcgtCTGTACAGTTTGAAATACACCATTTGGTAAAGTGTGACGAGATCATTCGGTTGAGGAAAGATATCAAAAAATCATAGATTCCATGTGAGGGTTTCAAAGCCGCAGCTTTGTTGGACGTTAGAACTGGAGTTATATGAACAGAAACAGAGGTGAGGTTCATATATTCTACGTCGGGAATCACGTTCAACCGAAATATGGTTATTGGTTTTTCAGTGGAATCTTTCTCTGCGCTAATAATATGGTTGctaatttttttctctagttcAAAAGGAGTACAGTCGCCCTGGGCTATAAGTTTCTGTCGTACGTTCTTTCGATTGAACCAGATGTGGTGTTTAACAGTACAAACGAGGTCGATAAGTTCCTTTGCGTTTCCTTGTTTCCGCTTGGTGCCGATGTCGGACAACAAATCAACGCCTTCATGAACTTCTGTGATTGTGACTGCATCACTGCTGGGACCGTCGCCAAGGAGGTTAGAATCCTTTTGGCCAGTTACGGGACTGTCACTTCCTTCAGTGCTTTCAACATTCATAGCAGTTTCTGAAGAATTGGATGATGATTGATCAAGATTCTTGAGGTTTTCTTTAAgcatttcctcctcctcttcttcctcctcttccttcttctcttgaCTCTGCTTCAAAATATCACCGAGTTTCAAAATGCCAGGAGTGACATTTGTCTCTGATTCGTTACCAGTCGATGGTCttacatcttttgtttttttccttttcttctttcctcctttaCTGGGAAATTCTTCGTTGCTGCATTCTTGGTTCAAAATCGAACTATCAATATCACACGTTTTAGAACATTCTATTAGAAGTAGATCACTCAATACTGTTTTCAGGAACACGCAGAAAACTTGGCACCATAAAAGCTGGTTGCATTCAGATTTTTTGGAAAATTCTGTCAGATGTTTGTTTAAACGGCAGACATTGATAGGAAAATTAAGGAGAATTGGTTGAGCAAATGACTGTCTTTCCTTAAATCTTTCTCTCCCCTTAGGGGGTGGTTCTTCAACAACAAGAATACTAGGTATGCCCCACAAATTTTTGTCAGACTTGGGTGCGGAAAGTTGAGTTTGAGCTTTGAAAAGTCCTTTTATAAAGTCCATTTTCACTTTGTCTGTAACATTTCCCGCAGTGTTGATTACCAAAATATAAGGATCTTGAACACAAACTGAGCTCAActgaaaagacagacaaaaaaaaaaaagattacattTTAGTTGACATTAattttttcttgtgtgttttctgactattttgtttttcatacatgttacatcaattGTTTTTAGACCTAGAGAGTTTACTTTACATATAATGTATTTGAAGGCACAGATGTAGCTATGTTCTTcttaagtttgcttctcaaccacaaaggcttcaggttcagtcctgctgcctggcacctcggacaagtgtcttctactataacactgggccaaccaaagccttgtgagtggatttggtagacggaaactgaaagaagcccatcgtatatatatgtatgtgtttccttgtcttgacactgattgattgattgttgtaaatgaatgtgatttccaatattctgcataaACATGCATGGCCATGGGGTTAAAATATAAGCTTATTTGGAAACCCTAAAAACAATTTGGTGACAGGAACAACATCTTGCCATAAAAAAATCCATCTCAATGACCTCCAtcaaacccatgcaaacatgaaaaagtggatgttaaaatgatgatatacagctatataaatacacacaaaaggcttcatacagtttctgtctattaaagtTCATTCAAAAGTCATCGGTCACCTGAAGGCTTGAAGACCAGCTAAGGACCCACACAGTGGTTGCAAAGCAGACTTTATAACTACATAGCCATGCTTCATTTATATCAGAGCTGTGGAGTCAGAAACGATTAAAGGGTAGCTAGCGTAAGTAAAACTATACCAACTGCGACTCacaatgtctttattctttaatataaatcagttataacatatatatttctttactacccacaaggggctaaacagaggggacaaacaaagggattaaatcgattacatcgaccccagtgtgaaactggtactttatttatcaaccccgaaaggatgaaaggcaaagtcgacctcggtggaatttgaactcagaacgtaacgacagacaaaatactgctaagcatttcgcccggcgtgctaacgtttctgccagctcgccaccttataacaTATAGGCGTACTCAAAGTACAAGCTTATGCTTcatgagatatgtagaccacaatcacttaattacataaagaggagtcaggtgccaatagtagaggacAATAGGCATAAACCAGTGtgaacggtggttccagaaatttcgaGTCAGAAACTACATCCTAGATGAGCATCATCCTGGAAGATCCATAGAGCTTAACAatgatgtcctgcaaaccctggtggaacagaatcacatcataactgttgaggagctaacagagaagtttggatttggtcattcaaccattcattgacacctgcgtgccatcagaAAGGTgaacaaattgggtcaatgggttcctcacaaactttttgAGTCTAATCATGCACAGAGTGAATGCAtgttcttctttgctgtcacgtctcatgaatgaacctttttttttttggaccaaatagtgaccgGTGATGAGAAAttagttctctataaaaatgtcaagcaccaaagaaacactggcaccccaggctaaaggtcttcacccacgtatggtgttgttatctgtttggtgggatacgaacggtttaatccactttgaacttttaaacccaaaccaaacaataacaaagcagATCTGCAAGCGGCTTAAATCAGCGctggaagaaaaatgaccatctttggtttcaagaggaaaggtgttcttccatcaggataatgctcggccacatacagcaaagATGACATTCAAAAGACTGGAGCAGTCTGAATGGGGaacgatgctccacccaccatattcccTGGGcattaccccatctgattatcatttattctgcagtcttccaAATCATTCGGACGGAAAAAATAAGACTTCTGTAGAGGAGGTCAGAACagaactggaggagtatttttcatcatggacaagtgaattttggaagaggggcctagcaagtctaccagatagatagaagagcatcATAGAAAATGAAGGtgggtatattttagattaaaaaagaacttatctttattttgaaaaataaagctgtattatttatgggatgactcatatatataacacaccattcgagcatgatcattactgcgtggcacatgaaacattcgagcgaggtcatcaCCAAagccgctggactggttcctgtgtaggtggcacataaaaatcaccatttgggcgtggccattgccagtatcaccaaactggccctcgtgtcggtggcacgtaaaaagcacccactatactcttggagtggttggcgttaggaagggcatctagctgtaggaactctaccagatcagattggagtctggtttgacagacctcagtcaaatcgtccaacccatgctagcatggaaagcagacattaaatgatgatgatgatatatgtatgagtttggagggatatattatctGGGTGGCTCACAGGTAAGTTCCAGTTTACGACCAACCATATCGATCAGTATTTAACATCCTTAACTGCTATTAGTTGTCAGTCACTCTGAATTCCTCTGGTGGTTACTTCCGTGTTTACTTCACTGGACAGTAATATTAACTGTAtttattagtaataattataCAGAGTATGGTTCATCTTCAAAACTTTGAGGATGAacaagtctccatactctttaTGTGCCATATAATaaacactaagtccactctgctgagtggttggtgtgaaggaagggcatccagctgtaaaaatcctgctaaAATGGTTATagaagtttggtgcaggcttCTACCTGGCCATCTCTTAtaaaaccatcccacccatgccagcatggaaggcgaaaaatgatgataatgatgatatatatatctgaagattGAAACATTGCACAGAGCAATGGTATTGTAAagtgtggcggcgagctggcagaaatgttagcacgccaggcgaaatgcatagccgtatttcgtctgccgctacgttctgagttcaaattctgccaaagtcgactttgcctttcatcctttcgggatcgattaaataagtaccagttacgcactgggggcgatataatcgacttaatctgtttgtttgtctgtccttgtttgtcccctctgtgtttagccccttgtgggtagtaaagaaataggtattgtaaaGTGTTGAGGAACAGATAATCTCCTTGTCCAGAATTGCAATGAACCAGTAGTCAGAATGGAAACACACATCAAAAGGCACTGTTGTTTACTCAACAAATATGAGATAAAACAaaggggtaaaaaaaacaaaaacaatgaacagGAACAGCGGTGACAAATTACTACAAACCTTAAAAGTTTTAAGCTCTGGATCATTTTCAAAGTCGGACCGTGGCAGAAGCTGGCCTGTGTGCGTTGATATCACAGTACTTTCATAGTCGATGTGTAAGTAGAAGTCAAAGAATTTATTTAATAGAGTCTCTGCAAACATAGAAGTTACGTGTTTAAAGACTGACAATTGTAGGAGCAATAGGGAATGAAGAATAGTAGTTAatgaaataacagtaacaatagaaACTCGGTTTAGTCAtcaatgtatataataatgtatatactcCACTGATAGGCCAGTTGCTGTGATATTTATCCCGAGGTAACATCTCATGGATGTGCTGTGTTAAAGACATAGCAAATAGACTGAGACAAAGATTTCCTTGCAGTGGCCAGCAAGAATGCCAGATGCCTTTTGGCCATTTCATTGTGTACTTGCAGCCAGCCACATGCCTGGATgagaatttaaataaaacattcaCTGATATCATGAACAGCCATCTGACCGATTAAAAATCAGGTATATGCACTTGagacagtattaaattaaaatagctatctacGTATCATACTAAATGTAGACAAGCTATTGATATGCCAGTCgctgcagtatttgtcctgaaATAGCATCTCTCGTGGATGCACCATGTTAAAAGCAATACATCTCATCCACACGGTAAAGTGGTTGGcctctggaagggcatccaaccacaaaaaccatgccaaaagagacacagaagtatggtgcaggctcctgcttggccagctcctgttaaaccatctaacccatgccagcatggaaagtgaaagttaaatgatgatgattagagagagatgaaaaatcAACCCAGCAGTGGCCAGTGAAAACAccagatacatttttattttttttgtgtgtgtgtgtgtgtataggggggTTGTTCTTCAACGATGTCTTAATCTTGGTCGTCTCTGACACAAGGTTTTAAGTTTTGAGAATAATGAAGAGTCAATTCTCTCAGCCCCCACTTCTTGACTGGtcgttattttatcaatcctggaagTATATACAGAAGACAAAGTGTATCCCagtaagatttgaaatcagaatagaAATTGATGAAATTAAATACCACCAGGTATTTTTCTCTGCTGTTCTATCGATACTGCCTTTTGCCTGGGCTTCTTACCTAAATTATCTGTGTTCTTGCTTGCTGGTAAAACTTGCTCTGGAGGTCTCTTGGGGCAGGAATAGTTGCAGTCATCtacaatatttctttcttctggAGCTATATAACAGATTCAGAGAAAAATGGTGAGGCAAGGAAAATTAATATAAAGTAACTACAGCAAAAAAATAACCTATCAAAGAAAAGATTTTGCATGTTTGATAATCATCTTTGTTTTGACAATCGTTTTCCACCAACGTATGGATTGATGAAACTTGTAAACAAAATAAAGTGTAAAGGAATGACCacaggattgcacttagaaagttaccctctgaggcacaagtctatgcaaggttgtttatggaagaccagtaatcacccatgcatacctcTCCACActgctgatgttatccaagggaaagaaaaaggccaatacagcttgatgCCAGTAATGTTGCAACtcaaaaaagtttgggaaccactactCTCGGGTGCAAAAGGTATTGGCTGTACTTAATTCAGCAAGATCTCTCTTCACAGTCTTAAAAACGTTACCTATATCTAAAACTATCAACTGTGGTAATGCACAATGTGTTGGGACTTAGCTCAACTTTTAACATCCCAAACAGTGACAAGGTATCACACTCACTCAACAAGAATACAATTATCATATGCTTTCTTTATTGTGTGCATTTATGTCGTCTTATCTGATTTGGTGTTTGCGCTTAATGTAAAATCAGTCCAGCTATTGTGTGGTCCGTTGCGGAAGACCAGTGGAATAAagtaccttacttggaaacaaataGGGATTGGTGACATGAAGGGAATCGAAGTGTAGGAGACTGTCTTAACAAagctttgtccaacccatgccagcatggagaaaggAAATGCAAAATCGATGAcaatgagcttgtgtgtgtgtgtgtgtaggcacaggtgtggctgtgtggttaagaagtttacttcccatccataagattttgggttcagtcctgctgtgtgacgACGCTTTGGTTGagtgtcaaccaaagccttgtgagtgggatttaatgaacagaaactgaaagaagcctgtaagagtgcatgtttgtgttgtctccttgccttgatatcATGTGCTAGTTGTAAACGAGGGTCTCTGTCACACAAGCAGTGCTatctatttccaatattctgcaagaatatgTCTgatcatagggaaatattaccttgcttcaaAACAGGAgttgaggattggcaacaggaaggagaACATCTGGCCACAGAAATTCTTACTTCAATAAACCCTGCCTGACTCACagaagcatgggaaaatggatttaaaaaacacaatgatgattatgagaaTATATTTTGCACAGAATTTATTCTAAAAGATGTAAAGTTTCTTTTTagaaaattaaccctttagcattcagattccttgGTCCAATTTATtgcttattcacattattttgaatttatctGGCATTATCCCGTAGCTTCAATATTGcaatgatgtgattatatattttttgaatgacattgtagggtatgtatgagaggctggatctgatcagtttgaatatagaagaggcagaatattttggccagagtggttggcattaggaagggcatccagctgtagaaactctgccagatcaagattgaagcctggtgcagccatctggttcgccagccctcagtcattcgtccaacccatgctagcatggaaagcggacgttaaacgatgatgatgatggccagttTACATAAGACATAtaagaataaagacaaaaaaaaaaagagaaaaagtaaaaaaaagaagggaCTTACTACACAGCTCTATAAGTTCTTTGACAGATGGTAGGACCGCAGGTTGAGTGTTTTGTAAGAAAAACAGGATAAGTAAGGTGATTGAATAGCTGGAAAAACTTGTACCACCAATGCTCGCTAACTTCTGGTACTTAGCCCATAAACGGATAATGCACACCAAAGGGGCTACTCTCCAGTCGTATGATGAGAAGTATTTGAGGAGAACTGTATTGTGTAATCCATTCCTTAAAGAATTAAGCCAGAGGCTCATTATAATACtagcaataatattaatggttCGTTACAGACAGTAAAAGTAATCATACCAGAGGATCACGATAATAATTAGTAAGAACAATATCAGAGATTCATTACAGAAAcagtaatttcttatttctttattgcgcacaatgggctaaacatagaagggacaaagtgattaagtcgattatatcgaccacagtgcgtaactggtacttaatttatcgatcccaaaaggttgaaaggcaaaagtcgacctcggcagaatttgaactcagaacgtagcaacagatgaaatactgctgagcatttcgcccactgtgctaacgtttctgccagctcgccgccttcattacaGAAACAGTAATTTCTATTACAAAAAGCAATTATACCAAAGATTCGTTATagtcatagtaattataataatccattctactataggcacaaggcctgaaattttggaggaggggactagtcgattacatcaaccccagtgtttcactggtacttaatttattgaccctgaaacaatgaaaggcgaagtcaacattggcagaatttgaactcagcacccatgccagcatggaagacagatattaaatgaggatggcatgcatgcatataatgatggactctcctgccGAAGAATACATATGGGTGTTGAGTTTTTGCCAAATGACCTGCCCACatgatttgtttgtagtgatcaaacatctctctccatcaaatcgacattctctgaacaggtgcacaagtCTACCATGTGTCAGGTgacgaagtgatcgcagagcagcgtgaaattaagtgttttgctcaagaatatatatttctttactacccacaaggggctaaacacagtcagacaaagggattaagttgattacatcgaccccagtgcgaaactggtactttatttatcgaccccgaaaggatgaaaggcaaagtcgacctcggcggaattttaactcagaacgtaacgacagacgaaatactgctaaacagtCCACCCGGTGcggtaatgtttctgccagctcgccgcctataaagAATATAATGCACCACccaatctaggaattgaaaccatgtcaTGATTGTGACTGAAATACCCTTACCACTAGGCTATATGACACACAGAGTTTCTGCCATATACTCTTCTACATTCTGACTATTTAATTGTCTGTCATCACCTTCTCTTTGCCTTTTTGATCATCCCACCCTTGACAAGGAGTGAGAATTCTCTACTCTTGTAGGATCATAAGGCAATCTCGCTTGCTTGTGTCATGATAGAATGCACTCAAGAGGTTGGTGAGTGAGTAGAAACACTACCAGTTTGTGAGGACTCGTTTTGTTCAGCTGAGTAGATATATAACAACATGAGGTGCCACCTAAAAGCGCTCAGCACACActgtaagtggttggcattaggaagggcatccagcagtcgAAAACACACCAGaacagactggagtttggtgcagttccccagcttgctagctctggtcaaactgtccaaaccatgccagcacggagattggatgttaaatgatggtggcgatgaacCGCTCTGCtattggtgccatgataaaatgcaacCATTGTACTTGGTAGTGATtactgttaggaagggcatccaaaatagaaaccatgccagtgtatgtaaaatgatgatgacatacatgcgTGTACCAGTAGATTCCATGCAGAAACTATTCCTACAAGGCAAGTTACTTCTTCAAGGGACATAACAGGTTAAGTTGGCTGGCTCcaatgcaggtggcacgtaaaaagcaccatttgggtgtggctgttgccagtaccaccaaactgtccctcatgccagtggcacgtaaaagcacccactacactcttggagtggttggcgttaggaagggcatccagctgtagaaactctgccagatcagattggagtctggttcgccagacctcagtcaaatcgcccaacccatgctagaatggaaagcggacgttaaatgatgacgatgatgatcatcatcatcatttaatgttcaaatTTCCTGCTTCCACGGGTGAAACACTATCTTTttggaggcagattttctatagtcatatgccctttctgttgccaacaatcacctgtttccaatcaaagtaatattttcctatgaccggatatgtttttcaaagaagacaaggaaaaaagaaaaaaaacctcacactgcttgtataacaacAATTcttctcatttacaaccattgcaTGATGTCAAGAAAAgatcacacacaaagacacaagtgtgcatgtgcatgtatgtcaaccaaatccactcacatggctttggtcaacccagaacAATATCAGAAGAGATTTGTCCAaagagccacacagtgggactgaacttgaaaccacagggttgggaagcaagctgctttaccacacagccacaactacaCCTATATATTAAGGATTTCATTGATTAAAttgtttttcaaggcagtgccccaggagGGCCAAAATTTAATGACAAActcataaaaaaaatgaataaaattcctTACTTGTTTTGGAGAGATAAGTCAAAGGTGATGTTGGATTTTTTGTGAAT encodes:
- the LOC115209764 gene encoding speckle targeted PIP5K1A-regulated poly(A) polymerase isoform X1; this translates as MNFSCEICDIRFASEAALKAHKTSEKHLNRAEAFHSCLLEAAHSVHVTGFSRNVGKDALYNYFMQFGKVVDVTYVDQNNSWGPFAFVKFENLAVASHVLRYKQHCFGKHFIRVQPKRMKFNAQLPYRPGQSGQRKVSPLKKRGKHIQPLEQVHVKDIIANLQKEILEKITVDEQIMLLFKQLRLTDKELQKRDEFCKLFRNILNPYFPGCSVSLFGSSVNGFGVRGCDIDVFLDLHRPMPKDLKEQSDDASASLKFIKNQAVPMDEFLQLTAYKQVRFLQKILSKHLRDTFGNFFPIPSVQCPIVRFIHKKSNITFDLSLQNKNGLHNTVLLKYFSSYDWRVAPLVCIIRLWAKYQKLASIGGTSFSSYSITLLILFFLQNTQPAVLPSVKELIELCTPEERNIVDDCNYSCPKRPPEQVLPASKNTDNLETLLNKFFDFYLHIDYESTVISTHTGQLLPRSDFENDPELKTFKLSSVCVQDPYILVINTAGNVTDKVKMDFIKGLFKAQTQLSAPKSDKNLWGIPSILVVEEPPPKGRERFKERQSFAQPILLNFPINVCRLNKHLTEFSKKSECNQLLWCQVFCVFLKTVLSDLLLIECSKTCDIDSSILNQECSNEEFPSKGGKKKRKKTKDVRPSTGNESETNVTPGILKLGDILKQSQEKKEEEEEEEEEMLKENLKNLDQSSSNSSETAMNVESTEGSDSPVTGQKDSNLLGDGPSSDAVTITEVHEGVDLLSDIGTKRKQGNAKELIDLVCTVKHHIWFNRKNVRQKLIAQGDCTPFELEKKISNHIISAEKDSTEKPITIFRLNVIPDVEYMNLTSVSVHITPVLTSNKAAALKPSHGIYDFLISFLNRMISSHFTKWCISNCTDDLNFSSL
- the LOC115209764 gene encoding speckle targeted PIP5K1A-regulated poly(A) polymerase isoform X2, which encodes MSYSCEICNIDLTTEAALKAHKTSEKHLNRAEAFHSCLLEAAHSVHVTGFSRNVGKDALYNYFMQFGKVVDVTYVDQNNSWGPFAFVKFENLAVASHVLRYKQHCFGKHFIRVQPKRMKFNAQLPYRPGQSGQRKVSPLKKRGKHIQPLEQVHVKDIIANLQKEILEKITVDEQIMLLFKQLRLTDKELQKRDEFCKLFRNILNPYFPGCSVSLFGSSVNGFGVRGCDIDVFLDLHRPMPKDLKEQSDDASASLKFIKNQAVPMDEFLQLTAYKQVRFLQKILSKHLRDTFGNFFPIPSVQCPIVRFIHKKSNITFDLSLQNKNGLHNTVLLKYFSSYDWRVAPLVCIIRLWAKYQKLASIGGTSFSSYSITLLILFFLQNTQPAVLPSVKELIELCTPEERNIVDDCNYSCPKRPPEQVLPASKNTDNLETLLNKFFDFYLHIDYESTVISTHTGQLLPRSDFENDPELKTFKLSSVCVQDPYILVINTAGNVTDKVKMDFIKGLFKAQTQLSAPKSDKNLWGIPSILVVEEPPPKGRERFKERQSFAQPILLNFPINVCRLNKHLTEFSKKSECNQLLWCQVFCVFLKTVLSDLLLIECSKTCDIDSSILNQECSNEEFPSKGGKKKRKKTKDVRPSTGNESETNVTPGILKLGDILKQSQEKKEEEEEEEEEMLKENLKNLDQSSSNSSETAMNVESTEGSDSPVTGQKDSNLLGDGPSSDAVTITEVHEGVDLLSDIGTKRKQGNAKELIDLVCTVKHHIWFNRKNVRQKLIAQGDCTPFELEKKISNHIISAEKDSTEKPITIFRLNVIPDVEYMNLTSVSVHITPVLTSNKAAALKPSHGIYDFLISFLNRMISSHFTKWCISNCTDDLNFSSL